The Sebastes fasciatus isolate fSebFas1 chromosome 4, fSebFas1.pri, whole genome shotgun sequence genome window below encodes:
- the LOC141765765 gene encoding histone H4: MSGRGKGGKGLGKGGAKRHRKVLRDNIQGITKPAIRRLARRGGVKRISGLIYEETRGVLKVFLENVIRDAVTYTEHAKRKTVTAMDVVYALKRQGRTLYGFGG, translated from the coding sequence ATGAGTGGAAGAGGCAAAGGAGGAAAAGGACTCGGTAAAGGAGGCGCAAAGCGTCACCGTAAAGTCCTCCGTGATAACATCCAGGGAATCACCAAGCCCGCTATCCGCCGTCTGGCTCGCCGTGGTGGAGTGAAGCGTATCTCCGGTCTGATCTACGAGGAGACCCGCGGTGTGTTGAAGGTGTTCCTGGAGAATGTGATCCGTGATGCCGTCACCTACACCGAGCACGCCAAGAGGAAGACCGTGACCGCCATGGATGTGGTGTATGCTCTGAAGAGACAGGGACGCACTCTGTACGGCTTCGGTGGATAA
- the LOC141765773 gene encoding histone H3 — protein MARTKQTARKSTGGKAPRKQLATKAARKSAPATGGVKKPHRYRPGTVALREIRRYQKSTELLIRKLPFQRLVREIAQDFKTDLRFQSSAVMALQESSEAYLVGLFEDTNLCAIHAKRVTIMPKDIQLARRIRGERA, from the coding sequence ATGGCAAGAACCAAGCAGACCGCTCGTAAGTCTACCGGAGGCAAAGCCCCCAGGAAGCAGCTGGCCACCAAGGCTGCCCGTAAGAGCGCCCCGGCCACCGGCGGCGTGAAGAAGCCTCACCGTTACAGGCCCGGTACCGTGGCTCTGAGAGAGATCCGTCGCTACCAGAAATCCACGGAGCTGCTGATCCGCAAGCTGCCCTTCCAGCGCCTGGTGAGAGAAATCGCTCAGGACTTCAAGACCGACCTGCGCTTCCAGAGCTCCGCTGTCATGGCTCTGCAGGAGTCCAGTGAGGCTTACCTGGTCGGCCTGTTCGAGGACACCAACCTGTGCGCCATCCACGCCAAGAGGGTCACCATCATGCCCAAAGACATCCAGCTGGCCCGTCGCATCCGCGGAGAGCGAGCTTAA
- the LOC141765767 gene encoding histone H2B 1.2-like translates to MPEAASVKAPKKGSKKAVTKTASKTGKKRRKSRKESYAIYVYKVMKQVHPDTGISSKAMGIMNSFVGDIFERIAGEASRLANYNKRSTITSREIQTAVRLLLPGELAKHAVSEGTKAVTKYTSSK, encoded by the coding sequence ATGCCGGAAGCCGCCTCCGTCAAAGCGCCCAAGAAGGGCTCAAAGAAAGCCGTCACCAAGACCGCCAGCAAGACCggcaagaagaggagaaagtccAGGAAGGAGAGCTACGCCATCTACGTGTACAAAGTGATGAAGCAGGTCCACCCAGACACCGGCATCTCCTCCAAAGCCATGGGCATCATGAACTCCTTTGTGGGCGACATCTTTGAGCGCATCGCCGGTGAGGCCTCCCGTCTGGCTAACTACAACAAGCGCTCCACCATCACTTCCAGGGAGATCCAGACCGCTGTCCGCCTGCTGCTGCCCGGTGAGCTGGCAAAGCACGCCGTGTCTGAGGGAACCAAGGCTGTGACCAAGTACACCAGCTCCAAGTAA
- the LOC141765764 gene encoding histone H2B 1.2-like codes for MPDAPSVKAPKKGSKKAVTKTASKTGKKRRKSRKESYAIYVYKVMKQVHPDTGISSKAMGIMNSFVGDIFERIAGEASRLANYNKRSTITSREIQTAVRLLLPGELAKHAVSEGTKAVTKYTSSK; via the coding sequence ATGCCGGACGCCCCCTCAGTCAAAGCGCCCAAGAAGGGCTCAAAGAAAGCCGTCACCAAGACCGCCAGCAAGACCggcaagaagaggagaaagtccAGGAAGGAGAGCTACGCCATCTACGTGTACAAGGTGATGAAGCAGGTCCACCCAGACACCGGCATCTCCTCCAAAGCCATGGGCATCATGAACTCCTTTGTGGGCGACATCTTTGAGCGCATCGCCGGTGAGGCCTCCCGTCTGGCTAACTACAACAAGCGCTCCACCATCACTTCCAGGGAGATCCAGACCGCTGTCCGCCTGCTGCTGCCCGGTGAGCTGGCAAAGCACGCCGTGTCTGAGGGAACCAAGGCTGTGACCAAATACACCAGCTCCAAGTAA
- the LOC141765777 gene encoding histone H2A-like, translated as MSGRGKTGGKTRAKAKTRSSRAGLQFPVGRVHRHLRKGNYAQRVGAGAPVYLAAVLEYLTAEILELAGNAARDNKKTRIIPRHLQLAVRNDEELNKLLGGVTIAQGGVLPNIQAVLLPKKTEKAAKSK; from the coding sequence ATGAGCGGAAGAGGCAAAACCGGCGGAAAGACCAGAGCTAAGGCAAAGACCCGCTCTTCCCGTGCTGGGCTCCAGTTCCCAGTCGGTCGTGTTCACAGGCATCTGCGTAAAGGAAACTATGCGCAGCGTGTGGGTGCCGGCGCCCCCGTCTACCTGGCGGCTGTGCTGGAGTACCTGACCGCTGAGATCCTGGAGTTGGCTGGAAACGCTGCCCGCGACAACAAGAAGACCCGTATCATCCCCCGTCACCTGCAGCTGGCTGTCCGCAACGACGAGGAGCTCAACAAGCTGCTGGGCGGAGTGACCATCGCTCAGGGCGGCGTGCTGCCCAACATCCAGGCTGTTCTGCTGCCCAAGAAGACCGAGAAGGCCGCCAAGTCCAAGTAA